The Glycine soja cultivar W05 chromosome 8, ASM419377v2, whole genome shotgun sequence genome has a window encoding:
- the LOC114424520 gene encoding bidirectional sugar transporter N3-like, whose product MALNSHNHLALAFGMLGNVISFMVYLAPLPTFYRIYKKKSTEGFQSLPYLVALFSSMLWLYYASLKPADATLLITINSLGCVIEIVYIVMFTIYATKDARNLTVKLFMVMNVGSFALIFLVTYFAIHGSLRVQVVGWVCVSIAVGVFAAPLSIVAQVIRTKDVEFMPFNLSLFLTLSAVMWFFYGLLLKDICIAIPNILGFTLGLLQMLLYAIYRNGKTNNKEVATKEEKALEAIMKNVVVVNPLGTCEVYPVINKENNNGQGIEGAKEKECPV is encoded by the exons ATGGCTCTGAACAGTCACAATCATTTGGCTTTAGCTTTTGGCATGCTAG GAAACGTCATTTCCTTCATGGTGTACTTGGCACCCCT GCCAACATTTTACCGAATATACAAAAAGAAATCCACAGAAGGTTTCCAATCACTGCCTTACCTGGTGGCACTCTTCAGTTCCATGCTTTGGCTATACTATGCCTCACTCAAGCCAGCTGATGCTACTCTCCTCATTACCATTAATTCATTGGGATGTGTCATTGAGATTGTTTACATTGTCATGTTCACAATCTATGCCACCAAGGATGCCAGG AACTTAACCGTCAAATTATTTATGGTGATGAACGTGGGTTCCTTCGCCTTGATCTTCCTCGTCACCTACTTTGCTATACATGGCTCCCTACGTGTCCAAGTCGTTGGATGGGTTTGTGTATCTATTGCAGTTGGTGTTTTTGCGGCACCTCTCAGCATTGTG GCTCAGGTTATTCGAACCAAGGATGTCGAGTTTATGCCGTTTAACTTGTCACTTTTCCTCACCCTAAGTGCCGTAATGTGGTTTTTCTATGGCCTCTTACTCAAGGACATATGCATTGCT ATCCCAAATATTCTTGGCTTCACATTGGGACTGCTTCAGATGTTGCTCTATGCAATTTACAGAAATGGTAAAACTAACAATAAGGAAGTTGCTACAAAGGAGGAGAAAGCACTAGAGGCAATAATGAAAAACGTTGTTGTGGTGAACCCGTTGGGAACGTGTGAAGTGTACCCAGTTATCAATAAAGAGAATAACAATGGACAAGGAATAGAAGGTGCCAAAGAGAAGGAATGCCCAGTGTGA